The following is a genomic window from Trichomycterus rosablanca isolate fTriRos1 chromosome 24, fTriRos1.hap1, whole genome shotgun sequence.
AGAGGTGACGGACACGTGCAAACGAATCAACAATATAaacgaataaatgaataaagaaacaattaaaagcacaaaaaactaaaataactcGATCTTGACCTCATGGCTAATTTATTTCTTCACTGTTAAATGAGCTAAAAAATTAGCTTAGGCTAATTCAACTTTTCACCCGCTAGTTAGCAACGCAAAACCAAAATCACCAAAAAGTCCCATCAGAGCCTCATAATCCTGAACCTGACAGGTCTCACCGTCCACATATTTCATGCAAATTTGCTCTAAAAATGATGGATGCGGGTGTCAGGGAGCCCATTTTTGGTAATGAGCGTGGAGAAAGGGGGGCAGTAAAAGTGAGCCGGGCCTCGGCTAATTAAATGATTGCCATAATTAACGTTCGCTTAACAGTCAATAAAAACGGCGCGGGGATTACGGAGCGCTCCCGACATTATTCACCGTTTTACAAGGCAGCTTTTAATGACCTCGTATATCCCGCCGGAAGGTGGCGGTGAGGGGGGGAGTCACCATGGCGACGGACGTATTTTACCCCCGTTTTATGCCCTCCTGTCTTCATTTATATTTCATCTTGCTTTTAGCCTCTCGGAATCGGCGGCGCCCGGTGGTTCGGACTCGTGCTGGGGATAAAACCTGTCCTGTTACGTCCCGCCGCTGGAAAGAACGAGAAAGTTTCctgacatttattattattattactttatataaattaaatttcATATAAATTGACGGTCGTGTGAGGAACGTCCTGGACTGACTGTAGCTCCCTGCACCGCTGTAGTGCGCTAACGTAAAGGGACAGAATTAGTGATTTCAGTAATGGATCTGCTTCATTAGGGGATAAAGTGATAAATTTGGGTGTTTATCGGGTCAGTGGTAAAGGACGAGGgtacgagagagagagagacagagagagagagagatagacagagagagagacagagagagagagagagacagggggACGAGGAGATAAAGGAAGGGAACGAGGCTTCttggtttttaattaaaagtgtGGAGGGAGAAGCAGCACCATTAATCCTGATCATCACCTTCGGCTGTAAAAGCCAGAACGTCCAGCTCCCCGTCTGCACGGGAACGAGGAGATTGAGAACGAGGAGAAACAGAACAGACAGGAGAAAgaaggaggaggatgaagatgatgatgatgaagggtCACCCGAGGATTCGGAGACTATAAAACAGACACGAGGGAGAAATATCGAGCCACGGGGAAAAAGAACGAACTCCAGAAAAGAAAATCAAAGAACTACACTacagggacaaaagtattgggacgccccttctaattattgaattcatgtgtgtcATGTGTCCAGCTttgcagtttagggaaggcccttccctgttccagcatgagcgagctctatagagacatgaagaaactctagtgtcctgcacagagccctgagctcagctccactcaacagctctgggatgaaatggaacatcaactgatcaatcagcacccagccatacaaatgctcagcacaaatccccacagacgtacttcaaagtgttgtgagaagcgtccgacaagctcacggtcaggcgtccaaacacttttggccatgtagtctGTAGTCAGGGAGGCATCGAGATTGAGCCGAGTAAAGAttactgttaaaagaaatagaaATGGATCCTAAACGGTCCGATGTTGCTGCCTGATCTCACGGATGCTTTTTTGTCCCCTCCACCCCCCATGGAGACCCTCCGAATTCTTGTAGAGGCCAACTTGGAAgagcggaggctgttatagctgctagTGAAGAGGCAGTTGGATGCTCACGCACGTGTGTTCCACAGGAACAGCACATTGATTTTGGTTCGGTTTCCACTAAATGCACAAGATCCTCTGCAACGACGTTTCAATAATGAAATATttcaataatattatttaaatgtttaataatattttttaatatttaataatattatttaaatgtgtaatactattttttaatatttaataatattatttaaatgtttaataatattttttaaatatataataatattatttaaatgtttaatattattttgtaaatatttaatgatattatttaaatgtttaataatattttttaatatttaataatatttattacaatatatataataattataatatacaatattttataataatattataataacatttaataacattttaatttaagaaATGTGGACACAAGGAATTTATCTCTCCTTTTTTAAGCTTGTATAAGAATGACAAGAGTTGGCAAAATAGAATGTTATTGAAAATTTCACACACGcatacaaaataaaattcaaAAAAACTATATATTCAACaactatattaaatatattaattttatGCTAATTAACAGCAAAATTATACAAAAAACTTATACATTAAAGCttaaatttaatcattaataaaatcACCCAGCGTAAGAGATTTATACGTTTTAGCACCCTGTATGTCATTGCTGAGGCGTTGTGATCACACTCAAAAGTCACATGAttagaaacacacaaacacacacacacacacacacacagcagtgaagagcacatcatgatgatgatgatgatgatgtataTGAAGCAGCATCATGTATGTACTTGTTATTCCCGAGTTTCACCACCAGGGGGAAACCATCAGCTCACTGCACGgtaaagaaaaacacaaaacatgctAAATGAGACATTTTTTCAACTGTGCGTCTTAAAAACGAGAATCATTTTACTCTTTTACTCCTGAGACTCTTGTAAGAGACAAGTGTTCCATGCATGCATGTAAGGTTTAATACTGCTGTAATTTCTAAATCAGTTCTTTGTTTAGTTTGGAgggtttttaatgtaaatgcgaGCGCTGTGGGTCTAATCAATAATTAGATCATTTATTATGCGTGAGAATATCAGATTTAGGACTCTGGGGTCGTTATTAGGCACCTCTGGAGCATTTCTGCATTCTCTCCCTTCtgtcccagtttagtcatagccagttcctcttcctctgctgaagACCCGATGGTgtactgaggagggtatattctcctgacacgccctccctccaacacgtgaccccttcttattcgcccatacttcggtggatcggtgcgtgaggtcggtctcgctcatgtagagtcacgcgctgatctccacgttcctccacttctgtacaggcgcctcgagctactaaccagggtccttacacaacaccaaagaccccgcccactgtTTAGTTCCATcttttctcacccagcagactgtggctgattctgtctgctgcaggcagtgCCAATCATGCCCACTAGTGGGTGCCCAGCCGGTACTGGAATATGTCGCCAGATTGTATAAAATACCTCATATTTACCTCAGCATTTGATTCTAGATCTCGGACTGGATCAGTGAACGTTCCTTCTCGTTAGAGTTTGGATCCAGCAGGACCGGAACACGATCTGAGTCCTTTTAAACAGAAATTCAGCTTCAATCTGGGTCCCTTAATCAGCGCGTATAAAAAACgtaatttttaatataaagcTGCCCACCGTGTTCAGAAGCTCCTCTTCGTTTTTATCCTCTACCTCTGTTTGGATCAGGCCTTTGATCTCAGGAGCTTCTTCATGATCATCGTGGAGCGGCCGTGATGAGCTGTGACTGTTAACTGAAACATAAACGTCAACGTCCAGTTTAAatacacttcaaagtcttctgagaagcttctcagtagagcggctgttgttctagataaaaagatcacacagacgttTTGAactggacgtccgacaagctcacggtccaaatactttcagcCATACACTGATGACAGactgtgacttctctgtgcccaaacATATATGCCTAGTTTGGCTGCACCTGAAAGTACATGAAACAGTCGTCTCTGTCACCTTACACCGAAAAAATGCAGCTCGGATGAAATCCAGCAACCAACACGGGATCGGTCAGCCGTAAACAGGAAGCTGGTGGAACAtgagtgacactgtccacagtcgagtgaGCTTTACACTGCCATGGGTATAAAATGTGCCTTTCAACACAAGAAAGAATTTAACTGTTGCCAGTCGCACAGATAAACAAATAGCCGGGTCAGGGGATTTCGTTCTACCGTGACTTCGttctgttccatgtacttgttATACgtgcacagagaagtcatcagCTACAAACagtcaattctactgactaaaaATAGACAAACAGAATTCCcgtgtttatatttttggcacatttaatataatgtataaataaataaacccagtAAAATCAGACGCACCCAAACTCATGTTGCTGGTTGACGTGGCGTCTTTATTCCATTTGGCGTCGGTTTCTCTCTCCATACGCAGCTGTAAGACTCGGATGTGATCCAGCAGCTCCTGTGTGAACCAATAACGTCCCCTCAGACCCACAGATACGGTAAACACACGGTAATTAATCAGGTGAAAATGTACCTGCTTCTCCAGCTGGTGCTGCTCTCGCTCCTTCTGCATGGCTCTGAGACTCGCCCTCAGTTCCTGTAGGTACCGAAGAATTTAGGTGCTGAGTCTGTACCTGACCACCAGCCATCAAACCCTCCTACCTGCCAACCTGTCTGCATCAGTACCGGGTCTCCTGATAACCACAAACCCTTCTGCAGCTGTACATGCTGACCCTGAACCCTGTCTCTATGCCGGCTTGGTCTCCTGCTAGCCATGAACCTGGTCTCCTGCTACCCTTGAACCTGGTCTCCATGCCTACCTGGTCTCCTGTTAACCATGAACCTAGTCTCCTGCTACCCTTGAACCTGGTCTCCATGCCTACCTGGTCTCCTGCTACTCAAGAACCTGGTCTCCATGCCTACCTGATCTTCTGCTTCTCAAGAACCTGGTCTCCATGCATGCCTACCTGATCTTCTGCTAACCATAAACCTACCTGTATGTTCACCTGGTCTCATGCTAACCAAGAACCTCGTCTCCTGCTGACTGCAAACCTGGTTTTCTGGCCTACCTGGTCTCCTGCTAACAATGAACCTGGTCTCCTGCTAACCCTAAACCTGTCTTCATGCCTGCTTGGTCTCTTTCTAGCCATGAACCTGGTATCTTGCTACCCATGAACCTGGTCTCCTGCTACCAATGAACCTGGTCTCCTGCTACCCTTGAACCTGGTCTCCTGCTACCCATGACCCCTTTCTGCAGTTCCACCTGGTCTCCTGTTACTCAAGAACCTGGTCTCCTGGTAGCCATGACCCCTTTCTGCAGTTCCACCTGGTCTCCTGTTACTCAAGAACCTGGTCTCCTGCTACCCATGACCCCTTTCTGCAGTTCCACCTGGTCTCCTGTTACTCAAGAACCTGGTCTCCTGGTAGCCATGACCCCTTTCTGCAGTTCCACCTGGTCTCCGGCCACGTAGTCTAGTTCCAGCGTTCCTCACTTACCCATGACGCTCATGACACTTGATTATTTGTTTGTGTGAAATGATTCTTACTCAACAGCATCATAAGTTCTCCGGAGTGAAACCTGACCAAGCCGCGAGTGAAGAACCCGGTACGCTACGACGCTAGTTTTAATTATAGCTCCGCGCTCATGACTGAGTGTAATTACCCGGTTGGAAGCCTTCTCGTTTCCGAGCTCCAGTTCCAGCTTCTCTCGCTCGGCTCGCTCCTCCTCCAGCCACTCTTCCTTCTTCTGAAGTTCATGACTCAGTTTCTGCACGCGCTCCTTATCCAGCTAGCACATAGCACATGTAAACAAGCTAAACGTTCAAGATGTAGGACATAGCGTTGTTTTTGCTCCACTGAATAGCTAGCATTACTAAGAGAGCGCGGTGAATTTTAAACTCCTCAAGCTGTGGTCAAAATCCAGAACCCAAAGTTAAGAACATGGAGCTTTCAGGCTGGGTTCTGCTATAAAGCCAAACGACAGGACACAGGAAGCTAAATTAACTGGCTAACAGGAAGGAACACCGCCAGCACCAAGAGGTCCACTTAAGGTTGTTAGCATGCTAGCTTGCTACTGTTGTCTTCACATGCTGCGCTCTAAATCTGGTGAGCAGCTAAAGTAAAACCAAGGTCGTTCAGGAACAGATTTCTGACTTCTATTCTAGAAGGTTTGGATCTGTTAGGTGGTTCTCACCTCAGCGTTCTTCCTCATGTTCTCGCGCTCTTTAGCCCAGGCCGCCTGCCCCTCTCGGAGGTTCAGATTAGCCTGTGAGAGCTGCAGTGCGGTCTGAGCTGCCTGCAGGCGGATCTGGTGAAGCTCGGTGTGGTTTTGGCTCTGCAGAGATCCCAGTTCACTGAGGTCTCGCCTGAGCGCCTCTGAACTCTGATCGCTGTTCTCCAGACGTTCCTGAAGAACCTGCAGTTCCTCCCGACAGCGTTTACTCTCAATCTGATCAGAAATAATATAGATTTATTTTAGAACCGAGACAGAAACAGATCGGTTTATTTTATAGCTGTTTACCAGTAGATTCCTCCTCTCATCCTCTTCCTCCTTCCTCTGGACCGTCATCTtcttcactctctctctcatcctGCTCACAGTCATGCAAAATATGATCAGATTTTAAATCTGCTCCCCTGTTAGCAAATAAAACCATGATGTTAAGATTTCTACAGCTAATTCCAAAACAGAGAGTCAATCTGTGAATGGATGAATCTGGTGGATCAATAGATGGATGTTTTGATTGGATCAtttagatgaatgaatagatggatcagttgatggatggatgaaaatatgaattgattaattgattatgTAGATTGATATGTGGAGAGATTATTTACCAGACAGATTATATAATAGACtgagggatggatgaatgaatggatggatggcttgATTGTTTACATGGATTAAATGGATGGATTAAATGTTTGgattaatatataaatgaagTAATTAATGGATTGATTGTTTAATTGATTAAActtatagataaatggatggatgagttgatctattgatggatggatggatgaattatgTTTGGAGTAATGAATGGATGAGTTGATTGATCTGTTGATTGATGGATTGAATTGATGGATGTTTGGATAGACCATATGAATGGATGAGTTGATAGATTGGATTcctggatgtatggatggatgttgaatggatggatggataaatgaatggatgtatggatgtatggatggctggatggatggatgaatagatggatggctggatggatggatggatggatggatgaatggatgaatggatggataaatgaatggatggatggatggatggatagatggatggagggatggatggatggatggataaatgaatggatggatgaatagatggatgtttAGATGGACTATATGAGTGGATGAGTTGATCTGTTGGATgatctggatggatggatgatatagatgaatgaatgtatggagTAATGAATGGATGACTTGATTGATCTGTTGATTGATGGATTGAATTGATGGATGTTTGGATGAACCATATAAATGGATGAGTTTATAGATGGGATGATTGGATGAATGTTGGATGATTGCATTAATAGATAGTTGGATATATGGACTATATGAGTGAATGACTTGATGGATCTGTTCTTTAATTGATTTGGATGATCGTGTGTTTTTTTGATCTCCTAACCCATCAtgtctgacgtgtgtgtgtgtgtgtgtgtatctaaccTGTCCAGCTCAACCTCAGCCTCCTGTTTGTGCTGCATGAGGTTGGTCAGCTCCTCCTCGAGATCTTTGATCTTCTGTAGTTTTTCGGCTCTCTCCGCCAACACGCCGCTAAACTCCAGCGAAATGTTCTCATGACACTTCAGCACGTCCTAAAACAAAAACTTCGGGTTATGTCCCGTTCCTCTCAGCAggatttgtttggtttgttctTGTACCTTCTCTTTCTCCTGCAGGTTCTCGATCTTCTCCATGCTGGAGGTCAGTCGCTCTCTCAGCTCTCTGATCTCCTTCTTCAGATCAGCTCTCTCGGTTTCGAACTCCGTCCTCTCCATAGTGTTCCTCTCCTGCTGTTTCTCCACCTCTGTGTGGGCTTCATCTAACGTTCTGTGTAGCTCAGTCAGTTCCTTCTGGCAGGCCTCGAGGTGATGCTGTGGGGGCAAAGgaataggatggatggatggatgaaagcaTGGATCAAAAAGATGGACAAATGGATGGAGCGGTAAATATTACCTGTAGTATCTGAGCTTTTGGCACCACCAGCAGTAGATCTTCTCCCTCATTCTCCTCTCCGTTGTTTTGCTCCTCCAGAGTCACCAGTTCATCCAGAGGTTTAGGAGCACTGAAGCTAAACTGAGGACTCATGGCACAAACCTCGCCCATCTCATCTACATACACAAACTGGTACTCTGTTCCACCAGGACCTGGGAGGTAGGACGCTGGGAGaggaataaaaacagaattttATTGCAAACACCACAGATAGAACcaattttattaaaaactaaGGAGGACGATGGGGGAGGGAGGTGTGATGAGGGAGGTGCTACAAGGAATTACTGGAGTATTCAAGACTGGTGGAAAGACCATCACCAAAAGAATCCAAGACCTGATGTGTCTTATCGAGAAGGTAACAGATGCATTAAAAACTAAAGTGATAATGAAGACTGAGGATGTTCTGGAGATGATGCTGGAAGGAAGAACATTGGACCAAGTGGACCTCCTATTTTTGGAGAATGTGCTGCTCAAGTTGGGTCAGATATGTTGATCTGACCTCTGCTTTTATTTCTCGAATGACCTTTTTGAGCAGGTTGAAGTTTCTCCACAAGGGGGAGGTGTTGACACTGTAAATCAGTGATGCTACACCAGCAAACAGGTCTGTACTGGACCTTTACGAGTCTAGTGTGGGCCAGACTAGAACTTGCTCAATGGAAAACAGTTGCCCGGTCAGTGTAGGTCCGTCACTAGCAGCCCTGACCTACCTGACACGGCAATCTGGAAAGCCTATGAGCGCCCAAGCCCGCAAGACGCCCAAACATTCCGTGAAATGCATCTACTGGGTGCTCATAGGCTTTCCAGATTGCCACCGGATTGGGAGATCCTATAGTGACCGTCTGGGAGGAGCTCTTGGATGGACATTCATGCAAAAACGTGCTCAGGTTTGAACGTACGTTGGAAGACGATGCTGCAGTTCACGTCTCTGCCAGATGTGTAGTCTTCAGGAGCGAGAGCCCAAACGTACGTGTGATAGTCTCTCAGTGACGTCCATCCAACCTGGAAACAAGGAAACAACCTACTGTCACATCACTGagtgttctttcttttttctgtgttttcattGACCCAATTTGACCCAACCCCCCTGGTTATGATGGCAACCTGCTGGTGGGAGTCCAAGGACAAGAACAACCCCAGGAACCCACAGACCTCCTATAAAACAGGTAAAGCTACCGGCACTGGGCAGAGGTGAACGAACTCCTGCCAGACTCCGCAAGGATGAAGGAACCCGATCTG
Proteins encoded in this region:
- the calcoco1b gene encoding calcium-binding and coiled-coil domain-containing protein 1b isoform X2, translated to MFMESSAMEGRWKVKFRNVAQMYFPQTRVECRYTIGSGHSWSSRDWIGIFKVGWTSLRDYHTYVWALAPEDYTSGRDVNCSIVFQPSYLPGPGGTEYQFVYVDEMGEVCAMSPQFSFSAPKPLDELVTLEEQNNGEENEGEDLLLVVPKAQILQHHLEACQKELTELHRTLDEAHTEVEKQQERNTMERTEFETERADLKKEIRELRERLTSSMEKIENLQEKEKDVLKCHENISLEFSGVLAERAEKLQKIKDLEEELTNLMQHKQEAEVELDRMRERVKKMTVQRKEEEDERRNLLIESKRCREELQVLQERLENSDQSSEALRRDLSELGSLQSQNHTELHQIRLQAAQTALQLSQANLNLREGQAAWAKERENMRKNAELDKERVQKLSHELQKKEEWLEEERAEREKLELELGNEKASNRELRASLRAMQKEREQHQLEKQELLDHIRVLQLRMERETDAKWNKDATSTSNMSLVNSHSSSRPLHDDHEEAPEIKGLIQTEVEDKNEEELLNTDSDRVPVLLDPNSNEKERSLIQSEI
- the calcoco1b gene encoding calcium-binding and coiled-coil domain-containing protein 1b isoform X1; protein product: MFMESSAMEGRWKVKFRNVAQMYFPQTRVECRYTIGSGHSWSSRDWIGIFKVGWTSLRDYHTYVWALAPEDYTSGRDVNCSIVFQPSYLPGPGGTEYQFVYVDEMGEVCAMSPQFSFSAPKPLDELVTLEEQNNGEENEGEDLLLVVPKAQILQHHLEACQKELTELHRTLDEAHTEVEKQQERNTMERTEFETERADLKKEIRELRERLTSSMEKIENLQEKEKDVLKCHENISLEFSGVLAERAEKLQKIKDLEEELTNLMQHKQEAEVELDRMRERVKKMTVQRKEEEDERRNLLIESKRCREELQVLQERLENSDQSSEALRRDLSELGSLQSQNHTELHQIRLQAAQTALQLSQANLNLREGQAAWAKERENMRKNAELDKERVQKLSHELQKKEEWLEEERAEREKLELELGNEKASNRELRASLRAMQKEREQHQLEKQVHFHLINYRVFTVSVGLRGRYWFTQELLDHIRVLQLRMERETDAKWNKDATSTSNMSLVNSHSSSRPLHDDHEEAPEIKGLIQTEVEDKNEEELLNTDSDRVPVLLDPNSNEKERSLIQSEI
- the calcoco1b gene encoding calcium-binding and coiled-coil domain-containing protein 1b isoform X3, with the protein product MFMESSAMEGRWKVKFRNVAQMYFPQTRVECRYTIGSGHSWSSRDWIGIFKVGWTSLRDYHTYVWALAPEDYTSGRDVNCSIVFQPSYLPGPGGTEYQFVYVDEMGEVCAMSPQFSFSAPKPLDELVTLEEQNNGEENEGEDLLLVVPKAQILQHHLEACQKELTELHRTLDEAHTEVEKQQERNTMERTEFETERADLKKEIRELRERLTSSMEKIENLQEKEKDVLKCHENISLEFSGVLAERAEKLQKIKDLEEELTNLMQHKQEAEVELDRMRERVKKMTVQRKEEEDERRNLLIESKRCREELQVLQERLENSDQSSEALRRDLSELGSLQSQNHTELHQIRLQAAQTALQLSQANLNLREGQAAWAKERENMRKNAELDKERVQKLSHELQKKEEWLEEERAEREKLELELGNEKASNRELRASLRAMQKEREQHQLEKQVHFHLINYRVFTVSVGLRGRYWFTQELLDHIRVLQLRMERETDAKWNKDATSTSNMSLEQQPLY